A stretch of DNA from Cellulomonas fengjieae:
TCCCTGTGGGGTGGCCGGTTCGCCGGCGGTCCGTCGGAGGCCCTCCAGGCGCTGTCGCAGTCGACCCACTTCGACTGGCGGCTCGCCCGGCACGACATCGCCGGCTCGATCGCCCACGCCCGCGTCCTGCACGGCGCGGGGCTGCTGTCCGACGACGAGCTCACGGGCATGGTCGACGCGCTCGAACGGCTGCGCGCCGACGTGGACAGCGGTGACTTCCTGCCGGTGCTCGAGGACGAGGACGTGCACACGGCGCTCGAGCGCGGTCTCATCGACCGGGCGGGCGTGGACCTCGGCGGGAAGATCCGCGCGGGCCGCTCGCGCAACGACCAGATCGCCACGCTCGTGCGGATGTACCTGCGGGAGGAGTCGCGCGCCCTGGCGCGGCTGGTCCTGGACGTCGTCGACGCCCTCGTCGCGCAGGCCGACCGTGCCGGGCAGGCGCCGATGCCGGGCCGCACTCACCTGCAGCACGCCCAGCCGGTCCTGCTCGCGCACCACCTGCTGGCGCACGCCTGGCCGCTGCTGCGCGACGTCGAGCGGTGGGTCGACTGGGACGCCCGCGCCGCCCGGTCGCCGTACGGCTCGGGCGCCCTGGCGGGGTCGTCGCTCGGGCTCGACCCTGCCGCGGTCGCCGCCGAGCTGGGCTTCGACGGCCCGGTCGAGAACTCGATCGACGGCACCGCGTCGCGGGACGTCGTCGCCGAGTTCGCGTTCGTCGCCGCGATGCTCGCGGTGGACGTCTCGCGGCTGGCCGAGGACATCATCCTGTGGGCCACCAAGGAGTTCGGCTTCGTCAAGCTCCACGACGCCTACTCGACCGGGTCGAGCATCATGCCGCAGAAGAAGA
This window harbors:
- the argH gene encoding argininosuccinate lyase codes for the protein MADQQSVVGPTGPVQAAGNVSLWGGRFAGGPSEALQALSQSTHFDWRLARHDIAGSIAHARVLHGAGLLSDDELTGMVDALERLRADVDSGDFLPVLEDEDVHTALERGLIDRAGVDLGGKIRAGRSRNDQIATLVRMYLREESRALARLVLDVVDALVAQADRAGQAPMPGRTHLQHAQPVLLAHHLLAHAWPLLRDVERWVDWDARAARSPYGSGALAGSSLGLDPAAVAAELGFDGPVENSIDGTASRDVVAEFAFVAAMLAVDVSRLAEDIILWATKEFGFVKLHDAYSTGSSIMPQKKNPDIAELARGKAGRLVGDLTGLLTTLKGLPLAYNRDLQEDKEPVFDQVDQLAVLLPAFAGMVATLEFDTDRLAALAPQGFSLATDIAEWLVRTGVPFRVAHEVAGACVRACEEHEPPIELWDLTDDELAAISPHLTPEVHSVLTVEGSLASRSAYGGTAPVRVAEQLERARARSAELRTWTS